The Methanosarcina barkeri str. Wiesmoor DNA segment AACCCTGGAAAATGCTGGAATCTTTTCCTCTATATCCCAGATACGAAAAAATGATCAGGACTCAAGTTCAGGCCTCCCCCGGAATTAAAGTGCTGGCTTTCATAGGCTGCGGTCCCCTTCCTGTTACTCTACTTCTTTTCAGTAAATTATACGGCATCCGTTGCATTGGTGTAGATCAGGACCCTGAAGCGGTGGGTCTGGCAAAAAGCTGTATAAAGCACTTTGGGCTTGAAAAGGAAATCAGTATTCTTGAGGGAGACGAAACCGTACTTTCAAAAATTGGATGGGACTCTGTGCTTATAGCAGGACTTGCCGAACCCAAACAGCGCATCTTTGAGAACCTACATATGATGATAAAAAATCGAAAATCGAGTTCTAAAAAGCCTGTTTCAGTTTGCTATCGCAACTATAGCGGCATAAGACAATTGCTATACTGGCCAGTCCAGCCGGAACAGACTAAAGGTTTCAGAAAAATAAAAGAAATCTATCCTGCTGGAAAAGTAAACAATACCCTAGTCTTCATGGAGTGTGAGTAACATTCAAAAAATCGATGTTGAGCCATTAATTACTGAATTTCGCCAGATCTATGCCCAGGTAAAAGATCTTAAAGAAACCGATATCCTGGATAATCCCTCTCCTGAACTGTATGCCGTGTTTAAAAGGCTGGATGAACTGGTATCTCTGGATATAGATGAACAGTCTATTGAGGTACTCTTTGAAAGCCCGGATTTTAATATTCTGATTGCTGAGATTTCTCGCTTTCGGTTTTTATACAATTTGAAACTTGAAATCGAAAAAGCAAAAAGTCTTCTTGAAAGCTCGAATCCGTGGCAAACTCTCCAGAATTTTACGTTTTATCCGAACTACTTGCAGCTTGCCCGAACTGAATATACAGGTTCAGGTCTTAAACCAAAGGATTGTGTTTTTTTTCTTGGAAGCGGCCCTCTACCACTTAGTCTGATAATGCTCTGTCGCGAACATGGTCTTTTCGGAATCGGAATTGAACAGGATGGGAAAAGGGCAAGTCTCTCTCGGGAGGTCATTGCTTGTCTCGGTCTTTCCGAAAGTATCGAGATCATCGAAGGAAATCACTTCACCCTGCCCCTTAAAACCAGATGTGACCTTTACATGGTCGCTGCCCAGGC contains these protein-coding regions:
- a CDS encoding nicotianamine synthase family protein translates to MNSLLSAEGSSLLPPFQDYEPELYDIRSHILHFYSNIKDRDLSIIAESNMTDLYEIFSELDELGHLDISDGLCQALLRDPVISSVLPVIYTSYTHFFSLHETQLAKNILACKEPWKMLESFPLYPRYEKMIRTQVQASPGIKVLAFIGCGPLPVTLLLFSKLYGIRCIGVDQDPEAVGLAKSCIKHFGLEKEISILEGDETVLSKIGWDSVLIAGLAEPKQRIFENLHMMIKNRKSSSKKPVSVCYRNYSGIRQLLYWPVQPEQTKGFRKIKEIYPAGKVNNTLVFMECE
- a CDS encoding nicotianamine synthase family protein, translated to MSNIQKIDVEPLITEFRQIYAQVKDLKETDILDNPSPELYAVFKRLDELVSLDIDEQSIEVLFESPDFNILIAEISRFRFLYNLKLEIEKAKSLLESSNPWQTLQNFTFYPNYLQLARTEYTGSGLKPKDCVFFLGSGPLPLSLIMLCREHGLFGIGIEQDGKRASLSREVIACLGLSESIEIIEGNHFTLPLKTRCDLYMVAAQAEPKEEIFEHLAKVLPKGSKVSYRLYEKGLRRILDSNFLFELPSGFEEYLRVQPEPPVNNTVVFLKR